From Fibrobacter sp.:
TGCATTTTTTACAGGGTGTCTTCTTGCAGTATTTGGTCAGATATATCAAACAGGGGCAAATGCCTATGATCTTTTTCTGAATTGGGCAATTCTTATTACAGGAATAGTTCTTATCTCGAACTTTAAACCTTTATGGTTTTTGTGGCTTGTTCTTATCAACACATCAATAGTTTTATTCGCCGGCCAGTTATTGCGGAACTGGATTAACCCTTATGCTATAATATCCCTGTCTGTTGTAAATGCAACTGCCCTGTATATATACGAGTATTCATTTTTAAAGAAAAAAATCCTTTTTGAATCCAGGTGGTTACCCCGAATACTGGGATTTGCAGTAGTTACGTCATTGACCATTGCAGGTATCACCGGTATTTTATCTGATTTTGATAAATCCGGATATTTAATCTGTCTCCTTCTGTCTTTTATAAGCTATGCAGGTATTATATTTTTCTATTCCCGAAAAATATACGACCTGTCTACAATTGCTGCCTCTTTTGTATGCATTTCAGCAGTTATATTTTCCGCGTTCAAAAAAGCCATCAGATATGACGCTGCAGTGATTTTTATAATCGGAGGATT
This genomic window contains:
- a CDS encoding DUF2157 domain-containing protein; the protein is MLDTIKKEKFSRKTIYLLAQMERMSVDVLSNFYSIAGFTPGIRSWLSFFSKFALSLGVLFIVSGIIFFFAYNWHDLHRFAKLAIVSFLLISSAAITLFSDLQKLHAKLSLVAAAFFTGCLLAVFGQIYQTGANAYDLFLNWAILITGIVLISNFKPLWFLWLVLINTSIVLFAGQLLRNWINPYAIISLSVVNATALYIYEYSFLKKKILFESRWLPRILGFAVVTSLTIAGITGILSDFDKSGYLICLLLSFISYAGIIFFYSRKIYDLSTIAASFVCISAVIFSAFKKAIRYDAAVIFIIGGFLIIGLTVSSVFILMHINESWKRKIYEKP